The genomic DNA CAGGATCATGCGCAGCCAGCGGGTGGGGCCGTGGGGGGTGACGGGACGGCCGCGGGGCGGCAGGGATGGGGGCTCGTCTAGCAGCTCCACCTCCGCCGGCGCCGTGCGACGCCCTTTCACGATCACGCCTCGGCGCAGCGCCTCCAGCGCCTCGGGTGTGGGGATGCCCTCGACCTGGACCAGGTAGGTCTTGGGGAGCTTGTAGCGGGGATGGGTGAGGCGGTGGTTCACCCATCCGTCGTTGGTGAGGAAGAGCAGCCCCTCGCTGTTCATATCCAGACGGCCGGCCGCGTATACCGACTCCGGAACGTCGATGAACCGGCTGAGCGTGGGGCGGCCCTCAGGATCGGTGAATGTGGAGAGCACACCGTAGGGCTTGTAGAAGAGGATATATCGCGGGCGTTCCTCCGCCCGTCGCCGTGGGCGTCGTCGTCGTCGGGAAGGGGGCATGATACAGCTCCGTCAAAAGGCCCCTCGCCGCGCGAGGGGCCTTGGTTCTCTCCGTCGGATAGGGGCTGGCCTGGGGGCCGAAACGGCGTGCGGCCATGAACTTCTACGGCCGCCACAGCCCGTTCCCGCCTTGTGAGGGCGCTCCGTCAGGCGCCCTCCTGGAACTCGCCCTCGATGACGTCCTCATCCCCCTCCGTTCTCGGCTGCTCACCGTCCTCGGGTGGGGTTTCGGGGGCCTGATACATGCTCGCCCCCACGCGCTGCAAGGTGTCCAGGAGCGTCCGGGTCGCATCGCGAATGCGCTCGGCGTCCTCCCCCTGCCGGGCGGAGCGGAGGGTAGCGATCTTCTCCTCCAGATCGCTGCGTCCGTCGGCGGGGACCTGTTCCTGGTTCTCCCGCAGGAACTTCTCCGCCTGATAGATGGCCGCGTCAGCGTCGTTGCGCGCCTCCACCAGCTCCCGGCGGCGGCGGTCCTCCTCCCGGTGTTGCTCCGCCTCACGGATCATGCGCTCCACCTCCTCCTCCGTGAGGCCGGACGAGGCGGTGATGGTGATCTTCTGCTCACGGCCGGTGGCCTTGTCCCGGGCGCTGACGTTGAGGATGCCGTTGGCGTCGATGTCGAAGCACACCTCGATCTGAGGCACGCCCCGCGGCGCGGGAGGGATGCCGTCCAGGATGAAGTGCCCCAGCACCTTGTTGTCGCGAGCCATGGGGCGCTCTCCCTGGACGACGACGATCTCCACCTGCGTCTGACCATCGGCCGCGGTGGAGAAGATCTGGGTCTTCCGGGTGGGGATGGTGGTGTTGCGCTCGATCATGGGGGTCGCCACGCCGCCCAGCGTCTCGATGGCCAGCGTGAGCGGCGTCACGTCCAGCAGCAGGATGTCCTTGACCTCGCCGCCCAAGACGCCGGCCTGGATGGCGGCGCCGACGGCGACCACTTCGTCCGGGTTGACGCCCTTGTGCGGCTCCTTGCCGAAGAAGCGTCGCACCGCCTCCTGCACGGCCGGCATGCGCGTCATGCCGCCGACCAGGATCACCTCATCGATGTCCTCGGGGCTGATCTTGGCGTCGGCCAGCGCCTGCCGGCAGGGCCCCAGGGTGCGCTCCACCAGGTCCGCGGTGAGCTGTTCCAGCTTGGCGCGCGTGAGCGTCATGCTC from Chloroflexota bacterium includes the following:
- the dnaK gene encoding molecular chaperone DnaK: MGKVIGIDLGTTNSVVAVIEGGQPVVIPSSEGGHLIPSVVAINPKTGERMVGQIARRQAITNPDNTIFSVKRLMGRKYSDPEVQKARELLPYKIIERPNGDAWVVMGDKEYAPPEISAMILQKIKADAEAYLGQPVTQAVITVPAYFNDSQRQATKDAGRIAGLEVLRIINEPTASALAYGLDRTKDECIAVYDLGGGTFDISILEVSDGVFEVRSTNGDTFLGGDDFDQRIIDWICEEFQRDQGIDLRQDRMALQRLKEAAEKAKIELSTVLETEINLPFITADATGPKHLSMTLTRAKLEQLTADLVERTLGPCRQALADAKISPEDIDEVILVGGMTRMPAVQEAVRRFFGKEPHKGVNPDEVVAVGAAIQAGVLGGEVKDILLLDVTPLTLAIETLGGVATPMIERNTTIPTRKTQIFSTAADGQTQVEIVVVQGERPMARDNKVLGHFILDGIPPAPRGVPQIEVCFDIDANGILNVSARDKATGREQKITITASSGLTEEEVERMIREAEQHREEDRRRRELVEARNDADAAIYQAEKFLRENQEQVPADGRSDLEEKIATLRSARQGEDAERIRDATRTLLDTLQRVGASMYQAPETPPEDGEQPRTEGDEDVIEGEFQEGA
- a CDS encoding pseudouridine synthase produces the protein MPPSRRRRRPRRRAEERPRYILFYKPYGVLSTFTDPEGRPTLSRFIDVPESVYAAGRLDMNSEGLLFLTNDGWVNHRLTHPRYKLPKTYLVQVEGIPTPEALEALRRGVIVKGRRTAPAEVELLDEPPSLPPRGRPVTPHGPTRWLRMILREGRKRQIRHMTAAVGLPTLRLVRVAIGPLTIDGLQPGQWRDLTSAELQRLRAALSHPHHPQIMSHKVV